From the genome of Clostridium sp. BNL1100, one region includes:
- a CDS encoding ABC transporter ATP-binding protein, with the protein MQSKNKGRFKMLYSFMEGYKWLFALAVLFTMLAIVFNYLMPQITKIIVDSVIGNEELKLPKFIMNFINSHGGRDMLRSNLLACSLLALALAALSGLFTLLFRICIAKASEGTIRKMRNHLFSHIQRLPYSWHVKNQTGDIIQRCTSDVEVIRNFISQQLIEMIRTVFLVGFSITIMFTMNIRLSLIALAFFPIIVAYSAIFYNKIAAKFKFADEAEGALSAMVQENLTGVRVVRAFGRQNYEIENFDTKNDHFANYWIKLGFLLSKYWGIGDFVSGLQVALIVIMGSIDAANGVITLGEFLVFVFYNSMLIWPVRNFGRILSELSKTSVSLNRVLEIVAEEEEKDCEDAVTPEMTGDIEFKKVNFDYEGVKPVLKDISFRIKAGTTFGILGGTGSGKSTITYLLDRLYNLPEDQGSIEIGGVDIRKIQLEHLRKNIGFVLQEPFLFSKTIKENIDIFENTGDMERIRYCADVAAVDDAVMSFSKGYNTIVGERGVTLSGGQKQRVAIARMLMQKPPIMIFDDSLSAVDSETDAKIRSALKNSTGQSTVLLISHRITTLMQADVIMVLDNGKISEIGSHTELLANDKGIYKKIYEIQSSLETELSDSAVQTGGGN; encoded by the coding sequence ATGCAATCCAAAAACAAAGGTCGATTTAAGATGCTCTATTCATTCATGGAAGGATATAAATGGTTATTTGCTCTTGCTGTGTTGTTTACAATGCTAGCAATAGTATTCAACTACCTGATGCCACAAATAACTAAGATTATTGTTGATTCAGTTATTGGCAATGAGGAGCTGAAACTGCCTAAATTTATTATGAATTTTATCAACAGCCATGGAGGCAGGGATATGCTGAGGAGCAATCTGCTTGCCTGCTCCCTTCTGGCACTGGCACTTGCCGCTTTGTCAGGTTTGTTTACATTACTTTTCAGAATATGTATCGCAAAGGCTTCAGAGGGTACAATCCGTAAAATGAGAAATCACTTGTTCAGTCATATTCAGAGGCTACCCTACAGCTGGCATGTTAAAAACCAGACTGGCGACATAATACAAAGATGTACTTCTGATGTTGAGGTTATAAGAAATTTTATCTCCCAGCAGCTTATAGAAATGATAAGAACTGTTTTTTTAGTAGGCTTCTCTATTACTATCATGTTTACAATGAATATCAGGCTGTCTCTTATAGCACTAGCTTTCTTCCCTATCATTGTGGCATACTCAGCAATTTTCTATAATAAAATTGCTGCCAAGTTCAAGTTTGCTGACGAAGCAGAAGGTGCATTGTCTGCAATGGTACAGGAAAATCTTACCGGAGTACGTGTAGTGCGTGCTTTCGGAAGACAGAACTATGAAATAGAAAACTTTGACACTAAAAATGATCACTTCGCCAACTATTGGATTAAATTGGGCTTTCTTCTAAGTAAATATTGGGGAATCGGGGATTTTGTTTCCGGCCTTCAGGTTGCGCTCATAGTAATCATGGGATCAATTGACGCAGCAAATGGAGTTATTACACTTGGTGAATTTCTTGTATTTGTTTTCTACAATTCCATGTTGATTTGGCCGGTAAGGAACTTCGGACGTATTCTTTCAGAACTTAGTAAAACCAGCGTTTCTCTGAATCGTGTACTTGAAATAGTTGCAGAAGAAGAAGAAAAAGATTGTGAAGATGCTGTGACACCTGAAATGACAGGTGATATTGAGTTTAAGAAGGTCAATTTTGATTATGAAGGTGTTAAGCCGGTACTAAAGGATATTTCATTTAGAATTAAGGCAGGAACCACTTTTGGCATACTGGGAGGTACAGGTTCGGGTAAGTCCACAATAACATACCTTCTGGACAGATTATATAACCTGCCTGAAGATCAGGGTTCAATTGAAATTGGTGGAGTGGATATCAGAAAAATACAGCTTGAACATCTCCGTAAAAATATTGGGTTTGTTCTTCAGGAACCGTTTTTGTTTTCCAAAACTATTAAGGAAAATATAGATATTTTTGAGAATACGGGAGATATGGAGCGAATCCGCTATTGTGCAGATGTTGCTGCCGTAGATGATGCCGTTATGAGCTTTTCCAAGGGGTATAACACTATTGTAGGCGAGCGTGGAGTTACTCTCTCGGGAGGACAGAAGCAAAGAGTCGCTATTGCAAGAATGCTTATGCAGAAGCCACCAATCATGATATTTGACGACTCCCTTTCTGCAGTTGACTCTGAAACAGATGCAAAAATCCGCAGTGCCTTAAAGAATAGTACCGGGCAAAGTACAGTACTTCTGATTTCCCATAGAATTACAACATTAATGCAGGCAGATGTAATCATGGTTCTGGATAACGGTAAAATTTCGGAAATCGGTTCACATACTGAATTACTTGCCAATGACAAAGGTATCTATAAAAAAATATATGAAATACAAAGCAGTCTTGAAACTGAGCTTTCAGATTCAGCTGTTCAAACAGGAGGTGGTAATTAA